DNA from Ochotona princeps isolate mOchPri1 chromosome 7, mOchPri1.hap1, whole genome shotgun sequence:
tttatttattttattggaaaaatagatcagatttatggagagagggagagatagaaagatctttcatctgttggtttattccccaaatggcctcaaaggcctgagccgatctgaagccaggagccaggagctccttctaggtctcccacgtgcatgcaggctttaggctgtcctctgctgttccacaagcagcaagttggatgagaagcaaaaccgctgagacacaaaccactgctcatttgggatcctggcacttgcaaggtgaggatttagctattaagTTTTGGGACCTGTATTTTAAATCTAGTGAATGAATTCTGTGCATGAATTATGAAAGGTTCCAATACTTGCCAAACAGTGAGCTCATATAATTTTTATGAGCAGAGGGAAAGTTGACAAGGAAACCTTGAAACATCCACTTCTCACATAGTAGCCTGTGCATCTCCATGAACCAGCTCACAGTTAAAACACCAGTAACCATTGAGGAGTATTTATAAGCACATTTGGTAGGTAGGAACATTTCCATGAATATATacgacaaaaaaaaaataaaaaacataagttCAAAGATTGTGTAGAAACAGAGCCTATGGGTGAGGTGCAGCCTAGACCTTTGGACTGCTTCTGCTTACAGCTCCCACTTGAAAGTTACAACCTCAACTCTACCTTGTATCAGCCAGATTGAAGGTATCAGGACTTCATCCTTTCTCACAGACTTGCTATATGTCACACGGTCTTTCACAGCTGTGCCTAAGAGAAGTCCCCACTCTTCCATTTAGCCACAATTCTGATATAGCAACCTCAGCTCCATTATATCACTCTTGGATTCCCTGTACCAAATAGTCATTGATCAGTTCACACATGCGCTTATGATTCTGTTACAGAAGTAGCTAGAGACCTACTCCTCAAATGGGGAGtgctgtattatttatttataggaaaTGTCACATGTGCTGTgtcattttatttatagaaaatgtcCAAAATGCACAAATGTAAAGAGACATAAACTAAGTATTTGCCAGGAACTGGAGGAGTCATAAATAGGAGTATATAGGATGAGAATAAAAGGTACACTTAAGGTATAGCTCAGTTGCCTCTGTCGCCTTGTAACTAGGCAAGTGTTGCACCACTGAgtgaaaagcagccaatagctccaggcattctgggcctggttaataccaactctgtgttaactatatcagtgtgccagtatagttcctatttttttttaaagatttatttatttttattacaaagtcagatatacagagaggaagatcttccgtccaatgtttcactccccaagtgaacgcaatggccggtgctgtgctgatctgaagccgggaacctggaacctcttccaggtctcccacgtgggtgcagggtcctaaagctttgggccatcctcgactgttttcccactacacaagcagggagctggatgggaagtagagctgctgggattagaaccggcgcccatatgggatcccgggcgtgttcaaggcaaggactttagccactaggccacgcctccgggcccccaTTTTTTAAGATACGTGGTGAATTCTATGCGGTAGGGTGTGAGGGACACTGTACTTGCACAGGCCACCCCAGGTATGCCGTGTGCTGCTGCATGGTGGGAGCTGCAGATTTCCCTGGGAAAGGGGTGTGTGTACATATTGGAATAGGGGGCACTGAGATcatgttttacagatgagaaaagacCTTTAGGGGCTTCAATGGAGTGGCCATTACACTGTTAGCAAATCAAAGGAGTTGAAGCAGCATGCATTAGAAAGGTGAAAGCTAAAGGCATGTAAAGATTAGGCCAAGACATCTGCCCATTGAGACACCTCAGCTAGGCTAAGTAACTTCCCATGCTGTCAGccagtgtgcatgagagctgaagCTGGAGGACGTACCTGGCAGGTTTGGCCACAGTATCCACCCGTGAGTGTCAGGGCAAGTGTTGGGTTTCATCAggatgggccacagcacccaaaagaacacaaaagaactggatctggggacagattctgtagaGAATTtgtgggactgtagcacccacgATTTTGTCCTAAagctggaggtggtgatgggcCAATCCAGGCAGAACTGAAAGACATGCATGTGACCAGGGCTGTGAGGATTCTGGGTTGAACGTTtcgcagcacacactggcacatgcaaaggttATGACTGGGAATGGACTACGCCAAGCAtagctacagcacctgccagcacatgtgagatccaggaaagcGGGCAGTCCCGTAGGGAAACTGGGGGAACTTGCCTGAAAGGCTACAGTTCcaactggtgagtatgagagatggggttgggggcagaccaggtaaGAAAAGGCTGCTGTACCCATTTTTATATatgtggactgggtcttgggTCAGGCCATGCTGGGAAAGACCATAATACCTACTGGTACATATGAAACCCAGGAAGGGGTGAGGGTCATGCCAAGCATGGATACAGCATCTGCCAGGGAAAATGAGAGCTGGAACTAGGCCATGGAACCCTCTGTTGTGCATGAGGACTGGGACTGTGGGggactgggctgagctaggacaCAATACCtctcagttcacatgagagatgcgGCTGGGGGAGGAACTGACTGGGCgcctgcatccaccagtatgtacaTTGTCAATATATGTAGGCAGCAAACCAACCTGACCCAGCACTAGCTGGTACACATTAAAGTCAAATCTGAAATCATCCATTTGAGGtgtctttggggattccccatcTAGATGGCTGTATTCAGACCCAAGCCACAGGAAAAACCATAACATATGTGATTCAGCCTTGCAGTCATGTATTGGGacagggcctcctcagttgctagaAACGGGCACTGTACAACATGGCCAGATGCATACAGGGTCATGACAACCAGTTTGTTTAGGCCAGCAGAAGATGTTGCGTGCCTTGTCAGAgtatggaaagcagagcaagtgGAACAAGTCTCCCGGCCAAGCTTTTTAGTAAATGTCCTGATCTGCAGAAGCGCTAAGGTGAACTTGATCAACCGTAAGACCTTGAGATGAGTTTCTCACCCCTGCTGCAACCTGCAACCAAACCaataacttctcagaactatcaaaaccactcaagtaacaccctcagcaCAGTTTCTCTCATCAGGATCCCTAAGGCATTCCAAGGTGCCAATGTGGTTTGACAGTAAGCACTGAACCTACCCATTCCCTCTGTGAGGACACAGGAAAGAAAGCATAAACCAAACAagttccacccaccttcctccatatctcaaAACTCTCTACCCCAATCAGAAGCCCTCATGGACATGCATTgctgtcaactatgtaaaaaatattgaaaataaaactttttaaaaatgaaaagaaaattggtAAAATTTATACTGTAtgttcaactttttttaaaatttttgattaaaAGCAGTGGCATAAAGAATTCCTACTCATGTATTCTACAAATGCCAAGAGCATCCAGATTTGTATAGAGCCAGAGTCAGGGAATGAGAAATCAATCTGGGTTCCCACTTAGCTTGGAGGAACTCAACCATTGGAAGTATCACATGGTTCCTCGAGAGAAGCACATGATCAGAAAGATGGAATAAAACCAAAGCTGGAACTTGAAATGGGCAACAGGACGTGAGAGGTGGGCATGTGACACAGCATCTTAGTGTTAATATACTGTGCCTGCCCACAGGATTCTTTTTGGAGtaataaaatgtgagaaaaagCTGAGAATCGTCGTGATTATATGTTCATTTGAGCCATATGTATGACTCTGAATTATGACTTCTATTtactgactttttatttttatatatgagtTACTCTTAATAAACATTTTAGATGCAGTCCCTTCAACCATCTCCACATTTGTCACAGCGTCCAGCACTGTTGACTTACACCCTCAGACTATTGACTTTGACGTGGGGGAAAGTACTTAGTGATAAGATAGACATTTACTTGCTCAACTCAGAATCACTTACCTTTGCTTTTTCTACTGCCACACCTGTGAAAAGATTTGCTTCTTCATGCGATGTATTTGCTTTTACCAATACAGGTTATATTTTAACCTCTTCTAACATTTCTTAGATACAAGCACaagtagagacagaaaagcaCAGCTGGAGAGGAAGCATCACATTTCACCAGGATGTCTAGAAAATGCATTTTGGTTCTGCTGCTGTtacagctgagctgctgcttcagatcTGGGAGCTGTGGAAAGGTGCTGGTGTGGCCTATGGAGTACAGTCACTGGAtgaatttaaatgtaattttggATGAACTTGTCCGGAGAGGTCATGAGGTGATTGTTCTGAGAAACTCAGCTTCCATTTTCCTCGATCCTAGCAAACACACTGGCATTAAATTTGAAACTTTTCCTGTATCTTTCACTAAGAATGACCTAGAAAATTTTTTCACACAATGGGTCACTAATTggacagagacagacaaggaCTCATATTGGAAATATCTCCTAGCACTACAAGACATCTTTGAAGTTTATTCTGGCGTTTATGAATTTCTCTGTAAAGAAGCAGTTTTGAACAAGCAGCTGATGGCGAAGCTACAAGAAGCAAAGTTTGACATCGTTCTTTCAGATGCCATTGGTCCATGTGGTGAGCTGCTGGCTGAGCTGCTACAAACACCGTTTGTGTACAGTCTCCGCTTCTCTCCTGCCTACACTAtggaaaagtacagtggaggacTTATATCACCGCCTTCCTATGTGCCTTTGATTCTGTCCAATTTAAGTGGGAAATTGACATTCATGGAGAGGGTTAAAAATATGCTTTCCATGCtttattttgacttttggttCCAAGCATTTAATGAGAAGCAGTGGGATCAGTTGTGCAGTGAAGTTCTAGGTaagtcacattttttaaaagatttattttatttttattggaaagtcatatatacagagagaaagagagacagagaggaagattttccatccaatgattcactgcccaagtggctgcaatggccagatgctgaaccgatccaaagccaggatccaggaacttcctccaggtcttccacatgggagcagggtcccaaggttttggtccatcctcagctcctttcccaggtcacaaaacagggagctggatgggaagtggagctgctgggattagaactggtgtcaaTATGGgttcttggtgcattcaaggcaaggattttagccattaggccactgcgccgaGCCGTAATTCATGTTGTTAATAATATGGAGTCCTCAACTTTCCTGTGATTCTAGTATTGAACTCTATGGATGTGAAGTCAAAGCAAGTATAGATAGGGAAGGAAATGCTTTTTTAATCTCAGAAGTTCTGGAAGTTGCAGGGTCAGATAACTTGCATACCGACGATAGGGGACAGGAGGTCACACTGTACAAGGGAAGAAGGAGTGCAGAATCTTTATGACACTATCATAAATTCCTCATGGTAGAGAAATGTCAGGAGATACTTTTGTAATATCTTTAGAAATTGAGACAAGCAGATAAAGTTGTCACACACATGCCCAATACCAGGTAGGTAGGCAACACTGAAGAAATGGTTTTCTCTGGTATATAAAAATAGTCTTAGTACAAAATTATTACAAAATTAAATTGCAGAATTAATTACAAAATTATACCTGAACAGTTCTCTAGGAGTTGAGAGATACAGTGTTTTATTGCACAGTGATTTATTGCTTAGTTTTTGTGCTGAATCAAGATtacaagttccctggcaataagggaaatccaaattaaaacatcaatgagttACCACCtaagccagtaagactggcccacatgaataaaagcaccaacaacacttgttggcgagattgcggggaaaagggaaccctactccactgctggtggggctgcaggctggtacagcctctatggaaatcagtatggagaatattcaaacaactcaaaatcaacataccgtatgatccagcaaaagcactcctaggaatatatccagaacacttgttttatgagaaaccaacatgcactcctatgttcaaaGCAACACAattagtaattgcaaaaacatggaaacaaccaaaatgcccatcaacagaggattggataagaaagctatggttcatctactccatggaatactactcagctattacaaaaaacaaaatgcagttctttgtggccaaatgggccaaactggaaaccataatgctaagggaaatgagccaatcccaaaaggttaaataccatatgtttgccttaatttaagattatATGATgatatgtataacaagttatgttatgaatgttatatgttgtgtataaactaaaattgaagtgtaggtgaggtggtcacagaaggtggctaggaactcacatttacttttaacatattggttactcattactacgtcaattaattccatgataatgtaaatttttgctgatggtatgttggagctttcaattgactgggatgatactctgctggctctgtcttcagaccagagagggtatacctaagaagccattgaacttgactggacaataagatgctggactctatgtttggtatatgcttgcaatgggggaatctcaactgaacttgagctgtggttatgcaacaaggtggaggaatccaccatggtgggagggtttggggaggggtggggagaacccaagtacctatgaaactgtgtcacataatacaatgtaattaatgaattaaaaataataaataataaaaaagattgcattattaaatatttatcaattattttattgaaatgaaaacatatattaGTCTCTATTTTTTACAAATTATGCTTCTCCatttacaaataagtaaaaactgtgtaagaaatttctgttttgttatttAAAGAAATCATCCAAGTTAATCTTCTAATTATTTATAGAACGAATTggttttcccttcctttccttatccctttctctccctcacccagtcccctcatcctctctcccttacaacctgcttctccttctgtattagtttttacaataacatattttaaatttacattgcaATCATAATATGTAAAGCTTCACCAATTAAGAGGTAAGTTTAAGTAAAGAGCAAAAAGTATTAGAGTTACTTTTCACTTTGAAAGCTTTGTGGATCTTAATAGTAACGTCATCAGCTCCTGGGCATTTACTTTGTGGAGGACTTTGATTATAGTTTCAATTTCATTGCTTGTTTGGGATATGTTTAGGCTCTCTAAATCTTCCCAATTTAACATTGGCAGGTTACACATGCTCAATACTTTACTCATTTCTTCAACATCTTGCAGTTTGTTAGCCTATAGCTCTGTAATAGTAGTTCCTTATGCCCTATTGTATTTACATAAGGTCTGTTACAATGTCTCCTTTATcagctttaattttatttatctgaatttttctctgttttctttgctagtctggctagggattttgtcatttttcattcTCTCAAAAAACAActagttttgttttctaatattctttagtttcaattttatttcttctctcattCTTACTTTTTCTCACCTTATGCTGAGAAGGGGTTTAGTTTgttatttctctgtctttgagATGCATCATTGTATGTTTAAGTTGAGACTTTTCTTAAATGTAAGCACGCATTGCTGTAACTTCCCACCTGTTTTGGtatgttgtattttcattttcatgtactTCAAGAAAATTTTGATTTTCTATTTAACTTCCTCCTCAAAACCCACTGAAAATTTAggagcatgttgtttaacttccaTGAGTTTATGAATGCTCAGTTGTTCTTattcatttctagttttattcatTTACAGCTTGAGAACATACATTATAAGATTTTAATCTGCTTAAATATGTTGAGATATGATTTATGATATATTATATGACCCAGAAAATGTCCCATTTTTATTTGGCTCTTTTTCATGAATTCTATTAGTGCTATGTTCATTCATGTTGCTTACTTACTTTTTTCACGTATCTTTAGTCTGCCTCTTTGTGTCTCTTATATCCAGAGTTCCCTTAAAACCATTGATTTAACTTCTGTAATTCTCTCAGATTTCATTTAGCTCAGATACAATTCTAAAGATTAACTGTTCTTTTGAGGCATCATACTGCCTTGCTTCTTCATGTATCCAGTGTCCCTATGTTGATATCGTCACATTCAGCACAATTCACTTCTTCTTTATggagttttattggaaaagagttTATGGCTTAACTGGAATACAGGGTAACACTTggttttttgctttagttttgatTCTAGGTGAGCTCAAATATATAGTGTGAGTGATTTATTTTGCCCTAATCAATATCAGTTTTTTTCTACAAGTGACAGAATGATTCTTTctgctgcattttaaaattatttttattgctattattctTTTCTGTGATATAGTTGTACAAACATAAGGATTCCTCCCTTTATTCActtactccctccccatttcctctcCTAACATTTTTGcacatattattacagtagtttaGTACTTTAGGAAACAGCTACAAGTTTAGCATTCTGCTATATAAGTGTATAATGGCATTGCAGTTATTGACAACAAATGTGGCTTTGGAATAAGGATTGATTTCCTAGAATCTATGTCTTTGGTCCACACAGAGCTCAGTGTCAGTTCTGAATGTAACAGCCAAGGCCTTGCTCTTGGTGCTGTGGGAGACAAAGATGTCCCCTTGTACACTGGAAGCTTGATCTCAGGGCATGCTGTAGAACTATTGTGACTGTATAACTATGTGATGTAGATGGAACTTTT
Protein-coding regions in this window:
- the LOC101527092 gene encoding UDP-glucuronosyltransferase 2B14-like isoform X2 — encoded protein: MSRKCILVLLLLQLSCCFRSGSCGKVLVWPMEYSHWMNLNVILDELVRRGHEVIVLRNSASIFLDPSKHTGIKFETFPVSFTKNDLENFFTQWVTNWTETDKDSYWKYLLALQDIFEVYSGVYEFLCKEAVLNKQLMAKLQEAKFDIVLSDAIGPCGELLAELLQTPFVYSLRFSPAYTMEKYSGGLISPPSYVPLILSNLSGKLTFMERVKNMLSMLYFDFWFQAFNEKQWDQLCSEVLGRPVKFYDLVGKADMWLIRSYWDLEFPRPTLPNVHFVGGLHCKPAKPLPKDMEDFVQSSGEEGVVVFSLGSMFGNGTEERANVIASALAQLPQKVLWRFDGKDPKSLGPNTRIFKWIPQNDLLGHPKTRAFVTHGGANGVYEAIYHGVPMVGLPLFGEQPDNIAHMTAKGAAVRLNWKTMSSADLLNALRTVIHDPSYKENVMKLSRIHHDQPMKPLDRAVFWIEHVMCPKGAKHL